The genomic segment GGAAAAAACAACACACTACGGAAGAGTCCAACTTGTCCCGGTTGGTGACAAAGGTAAATTGTTGAAGAATTTGCGATGAATGGCAACTGATAAAGTATTCAggttttaaatacattttttactgGATACTAACATTTTTAGATAACATTTGTCAACAATACGTGtgtgaaaatgttgaaatagcCTTTATCAGTGATTACATAATATGTACCATGTACTTCGTTAATTGTCTGTATACTTAGTCAGTTGTTTGATCTCGCGTTCACCTGATGCCGTGCTGTTTAACATTATTCAAGTTAATCATGCTGCGTTCATCATGACAATTAAACATTGTGCAAAGCATTTaattgttaataaaaaaaaagtactagaaagTAAATAGAACATCTTTGTTTCCTTATTTTAGGTACGTTGGGTTGTGGAAAGTGTCAATGGGCGACTGAAGCAATTCCGCCTCTTTGACAAAGTGTTGCCAAATACACTTGTCCCTCATGTTGGGGACCTTGTCAagattgtatgtgccatttgCAACCGGTACAAAAAGACCCTTGCCAGCATGGATCCAGAAACGCAGGCCGTTGCCGTGCAGATGCTCGAGAGAGCAGGAAAGATTAACAGCGTCCAGGTACTGATAGAAGAGAATAGCTTGTTGAACAAGAGGTCGATTTATAAACCGTTGGACGGAACTTCCTCTACAGACCTGGATGACTTTCCTCACCTATCATTAGATGACCTTAGGAATATAACCATGGGTGTTTACCAGGTGAAACAGGCTCCAGCATACACCAAGGAGCACACTGATGATGATGGGGGATATGAACTGATGGCATGCCGTGACTTTCCCGGTAGGTAGTGATTAGACTATCTCTATTACTTATATAAACACTCATGTTTACATCATTACTATATAAAAGCAGCAATATTTGCATGAATGTGAAATATAATTGTGCACGTCGTTGAAAGCCGAACATTCTTGACAATGTAATGCATTGATTACTTTTGAAATCCTTTAATATTTTGCTCCAAGTTTGTCTTCCGATGATCAATGCCCGCGACTGTGACATAGTAAGCATAGTCTTTGACATGCAATATTAAAACAGGGTAACATCtttgataatataaatattgtggCCATGTTGGGTTATAATTACTTCAGTCACAAGGAACACGGCagatataatttcaatttcttgaTTATTCTGCAGATTTGCTGAGAGTAAAGATACAGTCCAGACACTCCAAAAACGCGATCCACACCCTCTGGATTCAGTACACTTCAGACACTGGGAATATTCGGGGCTGGTACTGTACGTGTAAAGTAGGCGCCAGAGTTGTTGGGTGTTGTGCACATGTTGCCAGTGTCCTTTGGTTTCTTGGCTGGAAACGACATTTGCCAGAGGATCAATTGGGGAAACCTGGACTAGCTTCATCTTGTTTAAATGCTTCGTCTTCGTCAGGAACATTCTCTAGTAACGATCCGTTGGAGGAGTGAAGATTGCACTGTGAATGactatgatttatatattttctgaacATACAATGAACTATATTTCTTCTTTATGTTTcctcattttgtttttattatttgcCAATAAACGATTCACAATCTGACACAATTTAATGcctaaatgtttatttattaacagTCTGTTGTCTTTCCTGACTTCAAGGTTTGTTTTAATTCTTATGCAATACTCCATTACAAATGCATTATTTGcacatcatatacatgtaactggtTTCTTTTTCAATGTACTGATTTAATCCAACATAGTTCATAAAAATGAGTTGCAAACTCAATTCTTTGCACTTTATACTGATTCCATAATTAATTTTCACgcaaaaatattaatttagcTTGTGGTTGCTAGGGATTAAAAACTGTTGCTATGGAAGAAATGCAtgtttttgttgtaaataaCAGTTTTTTCCTGATAacttacaatacatgtattactttaaGTGTTTATCAGAATTTCATCGTACATTACAAGGCTATGTCAGACAAAATTTTCTCAAAATATAGCAAATATGCATACTATGACTACATGGTTGTTAGGGACCGTTGCTAGGCAACGAAAAAGGCGATCGCCTCAAATCATGCATTTTTGCAAATACTAACACTAGGTCTATGTTGTGTGTGATAATCAATTATATCGGATGTGGAGCCAAAAATAGCCTATAGTGCACTTAGTCCTTTGTGCTacatatttttatcaacatttttataCTTTTAGTTAGGAAACACAAAAATGTGATCCTTTTTTGACAGAGGTGATGAATCCGTTACCGTATAAGTATGTACGTCCGTGTAATATTGACAGTGGTGATGAATCCGTTACCGTATAAGTATGTACGTCCGTGTAATAT from the Pecten maximus chromosome 4, xPecMax1.1, whole genome shotgun sequence genome contains:
- the LOC117324983 gene encoding uncharacterized protein LOC117324983; its protein translation is MDPETQAVAVQMLERAGKINSVQVLIEENSLLNKRSIYKPLDGTSSTDLDDFPHLSLDDLRNITMGVYQVKQAPAYTKEHTDDDGGYELMACRDFPDLLRVKIQSRHSKNAIHTLWIQYTSDTGNIRGWYCTCKVGARVVGCCAHVASVLWFLGWKRHLPEDQLGKPGLASSCLNASSSSGTFSSNDPLEE